Proteins from a genomic interval of Desulfovibrio aminophilus DSM 12254:
- the argJ gene encoding bifunctional glutamate N-acetyltransferase/amino-acid acetyltransferase ArgJ gives MIPVPREFLFGAAAAGFKRPDRLDLGVILSARPAQAAGVFTTNKFQAAPVLVCKDRLNASRTARALLANSGQANACTGEEGLRNCRLTQEMVAKALKIEPGEVLPASTGVIGAQLRMDKWKEAMPALKKSLGQVEAMSFARAVMTTDKFPKAAWSSVRVGGKEVRLLGMAKGAGMISPNMATMLGFVLCDADVEPDSWREMLRSCADRSFNRVTVDGDTSTNDCILALANGASGARISGREPNAALEAALLEVLQGLAYMIVQDAEGGTKVARITVTGAADAADAERAARAVGTSPLVKTALFGQDPNWGRIVAAVGRSGAEFDPEDVVLSLGGIVIFAKGRPAQGDLDGVLVPLMRRQDIDIRVSLGAGPGEYSLLASDLTKEYVAINADYRT, from the coding sequence ATGATTCCGGTTCCCAGGGAATTTCTTTTCGGCGCGGCGGCCGCGGGCTTCAAGCGGCCCGACCGGCTCGACCTGGGCGTGATCCTGAGCGCCCGCCCGGCGCAGGCCGCCGGGGTCTTCACCACGAACAAGTTCCAGGCCGCGCCCGTGCTGGTCTGCAAGGACCGCCTGAACGCCTCGCGCACGGCCCGCGCCCTGCTGGCCAACTCCGGCCAGGCCAACGCCTGCACCGGCGAGGAGGGCCTGCGGAACTGCCGCCTGACCCAGGAGATGGTGGCCAAGGCGCTCAAGATCGAGCCCGGCGAGGTTCTGCCCGCGTCCACCGGCGTCATCGGCGCGCAGCTCAGGATGGACAAGTGGAAGGAGGCCATGCCCGCGCTCAAGAAGAGCCTGGGTCAGGTCGAGGCCATGAGCTTCGCCCGGGCCGTGATGACCACGGACAAGTTTCCCAAGGCCGCCTGGAGTTCCGTGCGCGTGGGCGGCAAGGAGGTGCGCCTGCTCGGCATGGCCAAGGGCGCGGGCATGATCAGCCCGAACATGGCCACCATGCTCGGCTTCGTGCTCTGCGACGCGGACGTGGAGCCGGACTCCTGGCGCGAGATGCTGCGCTCCTGCGCCGACCGCTCCTTCAACCGCGTCACCGTGGACGGCGACACGAGCACCAACGACTGCATTCTGGCCCTGGCCAACGGCGCCTCGGGCGCGCGGATCTCCGGCCGGGAGCCCAACGCCGCCCTGGAGGCCGCCCTGCTGGAGGTGCTCCAGGGGCTGGCCTACATGATCGTGCAGGACGCCGAGGGCGGCACCAAGGTGGCCCGGATCACCGTCACCGGCGCGGCCGACGCCGCCGACGCCGAGCGCGCGGCCCGGGCCGTGGGCACCTCGCCCCTGGTCAAGACCGCGCTCTTCGGCCAGGATCCCAACTGGGGCCGCATCGTGGCCGCGGTGGGCCGTTCCGGGGCCGAGTTCGACCCCGAGGACGTGGTGCTTTCCCTGGGGGGCATCGTGATCTTCGCCAAGGGCCGCCCGGCCCAGGGCGACCTGGACGGCGTGCTGGTCCCGCTCATGCGCAGGCAGGACATCGACATCCGCGTGTCCCTGGGCGCGGGCCCCGGCGAATACTCCCTGCTGGCCTCGGACCTGACCAAGGAATACGTGGCCATCAACGCGGACTACAGGACCTGA
- a CDS encoding flavodoxin family protein: protein MKVVAINGSPRKDGNTRLLLETALEPLAQAGWETEIVQLGGRTIQGCRACFKCWEKKDKRCVFGGKDVFNEVFEKALSADALILGSPTYFADVSAEMKAFIDRAGFVSMANGCLLAGKIGAAVVAVRRGGATHVFDTMNHLFFISQMVVPGSTYWNMGYGLEPGKVAGDEEALRNMRHLGRAVDWLGSAMRNSAAPYPVFAGGEG from the coding sequence ATGAAAGTCGTCGCCATCAACGGCAGCCCCCGCAAGGACGGCAACACCCGCCTGCTCCTGGAAACCGCGCTGGAGCCCCTGGCCCAGGCCGGTTGGGAAACCGAAATCGTGCAGTTGGGCGGCAGGACCATCCAGGGCTGCCGCGCCTGCTTCAAGTGCTGGGAGAAGAAGGACAAGCGCTGCGTCTTCGGCGGCAAGGACGTCTTCAACGAGGTCTTCGAGAAGGCCTTGTCGGCCGATGCCCTGATCCTGGGTTCGCCCACCTACTTCGCGGACGTCTCGGCCGAGATGAAGGCCTTCATCGACCGCGCGGGCTTCGTGTCCATGGCCAACGGCTGCCTGCTGGCGGGCAAAATCGGCGCGGCAGTGGTGGCCGTGCGCCGGGGCGGGGCCACGCACGTCTTCGACACCATGAACCATCTGTTCTTCATCTCCCAGATGGTCGTGCCGGGCTCCACCTATTGGAACATGGGCTACGGCCTGGAGCCGGGGAAGGTGGCCGGGGACGAGGAGGCTCTGCGCAACATGCGCCACCTGGGCCGGGCCGTTGACTGGCTCGGCTCGGCCATGAGGAACAGCGCCGCGCCATACCCCGTATTCGCCGGGGGCGAAGGCTGA
- a CDS encoding HD domain-containing protein has product MSGEQGRDRLKRIADFLFEAGMLRKTPRTGYQFLGTGKENVAEHSFRTAVICYVLARMAGADPGRAALLGLFHDLHEARIGDFNYVNRMYNTSERSAALKDATAGTGFTEELLALWAELEATETPEARLAQDADQIDLILNLKEQSDLGNTYADKWMDSAVQRLRTEEGRELARVIRETDHTDWWYLGPDPSWWANKNGGRKIKG; this is encoded by the coding sequence ATGAGCGGAGAACAGGGCCGCGACCGGCTCAAGCGCATCGCGGATTTTCTCTTCGAGGCCGGGATGCTGCGCAAGACCCCGCGCACGGGCTACCAGTTCCTGGGCACGGGCAAGGAGAACGTGGCCGAGCACTCCTTCCGCACGGCCGTGATCTGCTACGTGCTGGCGCGCATGGCCGGGGCCGACCCGGGCCGGGCCGCGCTCCTCGGGCTGTTCCACGATCTGCACGAGGCCCGCATCGGGGATTTCAACTACGTCAATCGGATGTACAACACCTCCGAGCGCAGCGCGGCCCTCAAGGACGCCACTGCGGGCACGGGCTTCACCGAGGAGCTCCTCGCGCTCTGGGCCGAGCTGGAGGCCACCGAGACGCCCGAGGCCCGGCTGGCCCAGGACGCGGACCAGATCGACCTGATCCTGAACCTCAAGGAGCAGTCCGACCTGGGCAACACATACGCCGACAAGTGGATGGACTCGGCCGTGCAGCGCCTGCGCACCGAGGAGGGCCGGGAGCTGGCCCGCGTCATCCGCGAGACCGACCACACGGACTGGTGGTACCTGGGCCCGGACCCCTCCTGGTGGGCGAACAAGAACGGCGGACGCAAAATAAAAGGCTAG
- a CDS encoding DUF362 domain-containing protein → MSQHTPRLTRRDFLKTGALAAGTVAGSGLLAPLSALAAAPDVARAKGDPAAATRKAVEALGGMAAFVKPGQRVVIKPNMSFAAGPDSACNTHPAVIAELMRLCKEAGAARVLVLDNTLADPEGCLNLSGIRAACQGIEKDSVHNLKEERFFAKAAIPGAKVLAETLVMQDVLEADVLIAAPKAKSHGATGVTLALKGMMGLIFERESFHRIGLDQAIVDLASLLKPKTRLAVIDATTVMTSGGPYGPGPVVKLDTVLASADMVAADALAVTLTPWYGQKIAPSQVRHIRYAAERGLGRMDVDKLNVADVTA, encoded by the coding sequence ATGTCGCAACACACCCCGCGCCTCACCCGGCGCGACTTCCTGAAGACCGGCGCCCTGGCCGCCGGAACCGTGGCGGGCTCCGGCCTGCTGGCCCCGCTCTCGGCCTTGGCCGCCGCCCCGGACGTGGCCCGGGCCAAGGGCGACCCCGCCGCAGCCACCCGCAAGGCCGTGGAGGCCCTGGGCGGCATGGCCGCCTTCGTCAAGCCCGGCCAACGCGTGGTCATCAAGCCGAACATGAGCTTCGCCGCCGGGCCGGATTCCGCCTGCAACACCCACCCGGCGGTCATCGCGGAGCTCATGCGCCTGTGCAAGGAGGCCGGCGCCGCGCGTGTGCTCGTCCTGGACAACACCCTGGCCGACCCCGAGGGCTGCCTGAACCTCTCCGGCATCCGCGCGGCCTGCCAGGGCATCGAGAAGGACTCCGTGCACAACCTCAAGGAGGAGCGGTTCTTCGCCAAGGCCGCCATCCCCGGGGCCAAGGTCCTGGCCGAAACCCTGGTCATGCAGGACGTGCTGGAGGCCGACGTGCTCATCGCCGCGCCCAAGGCCAAGTCCCACGGGGCCACCGGCGTGACCCTGGCGCTCAAAGGCATGATGGGCCTCATCTTCGAGCGCGAGAGCTTCCACCGCATCGGCCTGGACCAGGCCATCGTGGACCTGGCCTCGCTGCTCAAGCCCAAGACCCGGCTGGCGGTCATCGACGCCACCACGGTGATGACCTCCGGCGGGCCCTACGGTCCCGGCCCGGTGGTCAAGCTGGACACGGTGCTGGCCTCCGCCGACATGGTCGCGGCCGACGCCCTGGCCGTGACCCTGACCCCCTGGTACGGGCAGAAGATCGCCCCCTCCCAGGTCCGGCACATCCGCTACGCCGCCGAGCGCGGCCTCGGACGCATGGACGTGGACAAGCTGAACGTGGCCGACGTGACCGCGTAG
- a CDS encoding winged helix-turn-helix transcriptional regulator: MTRACAVKQLHGKTYRCFFELALAVMGGKWKPIVLYHLGHAGVLRFGELKRDMPEVTDRMLTRQLRELEADGLIHREVYRQVPPKVEYSLTAQGLGLFPILCAMRDWGSDYEAWRGGAEVLSEGEAEPLEARSLHPRYARNVDANGA; the protein is encoded by the coding sequence ATGACCCGAGCCTGCGCCGTGAAGCAGCTGCACGGCAAGACCTACCGCTGTTTCTTCGAGCTGGCCCTGGCGGTCATGGGCGGCAAGTGGAAGCCCATCGTGCTCTACCACCTGGGCCATGCCGGGGTGCTGCGCTTCGGCGAACTGAAACGCGACATGCCCGAGGTCACGGACCGCATGCTCACGCGCCAGCTGCGCGAGCTGGAGGCCGACGGGCTCATCCATCGCGAGGTCTACCGCCAGGTGCCGCCCAAGGTGGAGTATTCCCTCACCGCCCAGGGCCTGGGCCTGTTCCCGATCCTTTGCGCCATGCGCGACTGGGGCTCGGACTACGAGGCCTGGCGCGGCGGGGCCGAGGTGCTCAGCGAGGGCGAGGCCGAGCCACTGGAGGCCCGTTCCCTGCATCCTCGCTACGCCCGGAACGTGGACGCGAACGGGGCGTGA
- a CDS encoding MlaE family ABC transporter permease — MGQEQKGVLAPVAALGGASLRFLGEMGAMFLFLADSLRLMFSSFGQIPKTVRQVFFIGVKSISVIALIGLFTGMVIGLQTYYALSKFGSEGFLGAAVALSLVRELAPVLTAFMVTGRAGSSMTAEIGVMRISEQIDALEIMDINPMSYLVSPKLAACLISFPILTTLFDLIGMLGGYLTGVMLMGGNAGAYLYRVDSSLDWEDVSGGYIKAMVFAVIVCTVCCYQGYFTHLREDKGPEGVSQATTTAVVMSCVLILVADYVLTSILY; from the coding sequence ATGGGTCAGGAACAGAAAGGCGTTCTCGCGCCCGTCGCCGCCCTGGGAGGGGCCAGTCTCCGCTTCCTGGGGGAGATGGGGGCCATGTTCCTCTTCCTGGCCGACTCCCTGCGCCTCATGTTCTCGTCCTTCGGCCAGATTCCCAAGACCGTGCGCCAGGTCTTCTTCATCGGCGTGAAGTCCATCAGCGTCATCGCCCTCATCGGCCTGTTCACCGGCATGGTCATCGGCCTGCAGACCTACTACGCCCTGTCCAAGTTCGGTTCCGAGGGATTTTTGGGCGCGGCCGTGGCCCTCTCCCTGGTGCGCGAGCTGGCCCCGGTGCTCACGGCCTTCATGGTCACCGGCCGGGCGGGCTCGTCCATGACCGCCGAGATCGGCGTCATGCGCATCAGCGAGCAGATCGACGCGCTGGAGATCATGGACATCAACCCCATGAGCTACCTGGTGAGCCCCAAGCTCGCCGCCTGCCTCATCAGCTTCCCGATCCTGACCACGCTCTTCGACCTCATCGGCATGCTCGGCGGCTACCTCACGGGCGTCATGCTCATGGGCGGCAACGCCGGAGCCTACCTCTACCGCGTGGATTCCTCCCTGGACTGGGAGGACGTCTCCGGCGGCTACATCAAGGCGATGGTCTTCGCGGTCATCGTCTGCACGGTCTGCTGCTACCAGGGCTACTTCACCCATCTGCGCGAGGACAAGGGGCCCGAGGGCGTGAGCCAGGCCACCACCACGGCCGTGGTCATGTCCTGCGTGCTCATTCTGGTGGCCGACTACGTGCTCACCTCCATTCTCTACTAG
- a CDS encoding 4Fe-4S binding protein: MKRPRLQRILQTMSLGTFLGFLGFLSFRAAQGIAPDVFLWLDPLGAAGAMLAARAIIPALLAGLAVVATGLFVGRFFCGHVCPMGATLDLAQGALHIKRKKGAEPGPGARRIKYGLLAACLGSSALGVSLLYWLAPMPLVTRFWGLVVLPVVRLGLDAGLGALRPLARAMDWRALSFAVVPVPRFATMLFVALLFAGLFALARSAPRFWCRYLCPAGALLALFSGRPAWRRSVSENCTGCGACIRACPMGAIPEEPGRTRFRECIACLRCVRVCPEAAIHFRLFPQSAGAESFMPERRLFLASGLSGAGMAALALTGLDSPALKEGVTGTIVDPGRVRPPGALPEGDFLARCLRCGECMAACPTNTLQPAWLQAGVWGMFSPVAEARRGACDPDCAECGRVCPTGAVRPLPLSEKMWAKMGTAHVLRQKCLAWEWGKPCLVCKEVCPYGAIEMRRVESSPVTAPFVLGSRCTGCGACESRCPVQAEAAIQVEPMGSLRLAEGSFERAGQGMGLDIRRAVQTIRPPHGPAEGSPIFDPAPNAPTAPAFDPAPRTTAPSPFDPAPETSTQPSPFDPPSK; the protein is encoded by the coding sequence ATGAAACGGCCGCGCCTTCAGCGAATCCTCCAGACCATGAGCCTGGGAACCTTTCTGGGGTTCCTGGGATTTCTGTCGTTCCGCGCGGCCCAGGGCATCGCCCCGGACGTCTTTCTCTGGCTCGATCCCCTGGGCGCCGCGGGGGCCATGCTGGCCGCGCGGGCGATCATCCCGGCCTTGCTGGCGGGTTTGGCGGTCGTCGCCACGGGCCTGTTCGTGGGCCGGTTCTTCTGCGGCCACGTCTGCCCCATGGGCGCGACCCTGGACCTGGCCCAGGGAGCGCTCCATATCAAGAGGAAGAAAGGGGCCGAGCCCGGGCCCGGCGCGCGGCGGATCAAGTACGGCCTGCTGGCCGCCTGCCTGGGCTCCTCCGCGCTGGGCGTGTCGCTGCTCTACTGGCTCGCGCCCATGCCCCTGGTCACGCGATTCTGGGGCCTCGTGGTCCTGCCCGTGGTCCGGCTGGGCCTGGACGCCGGCCTGGGAGCCCTGCGGCCCCTGGCGCGGGCCATGGACTGGCGGGCCCTGAGCTTCGCCGTGGTCCCGGTGCCGCGCTTCGCGACCATGCTCTTTGTGGCCCTGCTCTTCGCGGGCCTGTTCGCCCTGGCCCGGTCGGCCCCGCGCTTCTGGTGCCGTTATCTCTGTCCCGCCGGGGCACTGCTGGCCCTGTTCTCCGGCCGTCCGGCCTGGCGGCGCTCCGTCTCCGAAAACTGCACGGGCTGCGGGGCCTGCATCCGGGCCTGCCCCATGGGGGCCATCCCGGAGGAGCCCGGCCGGACCCGCTTCCGCGAGTGCATCGCCTGCCTGCGCTGCGTGCGGGTCTGCCCCGAGGCTGCGATCCATTTCCGACTCTTCCCGCAGTCGGCCGGAGCCGAGTCCTTCATGCCCGAACGCCGCCTGTTCCTGGCCTCCGGCCTGTCCGGCGCGGGCATGGCGGCCCTGGCCCTCACCGGCCTGGACTCCCCGGCCCTCAAGGAGGGCGTCACCGGAACCATCGTGGACCCCGGCCGAGTGCGGCCGCCAGGAGCCTTGCCCGAAGGGGACTTCCTGGCCCGCTGCCTGCGCTGCGGCGAATGCATGGCCGCCTGTCCCACGAACACGCTCCAGCCCGCCTGGCTCCAGGCCGGGGTCTGGGGCATGTTCAGCCCCGTGGCCGAGGCCCGGCGCGGAGCCTGCGACCCGGACTGCGCCGAGTGCGGCCGGGTCTGCCCCACGGGCGCGGTGCGGCCGCTGCCGCTTTCCGAAAAGATGTGGGCCAAGATGGGCACGGCCCATGTCCTGCGCCAGAAATGCCTGGCCTGGGAATGGGGCAAGCCCTGCCTGGTGTGCAAGGAGGTCTGCCCCTACGGGGCCATCGAGATGCGCCGGGTGGAGTCCTCGCCCGTGACCGCGCCCTTCGTGCTCGGCAGCCGCTGCACGGGCTGCGGGGCCTGCGAGAGCCGCTGCCCGGTGCAGGCCGAGGCCGCCATCCAAGTGGAGCCCATGGGCTCCCTGCGCCTGGCCGAAGGCTCCTTCGAGCGGGCCGGCCAGGGCATGGGCCTGGACATCCGGCGCGCCGTGCAGACGATCCGGCCTCCCCACGGCCCGGCCGAAGGCTCCCCGATCTTCGATCCAGCGCCCAACGCACCGACGGCTCCAGCCTTCGATCCGGCTCCCCGGACGACCGCTCCCTCGCCCTTCGATCCGGCCCCCGAAACCTCGACCCAGCCCTCGCCCTTCGATCCACCAAGCAAGTAG
- a CDS encoding ABC transporter ATP-binding protein, which translates to MERSRYDIRLEDLSVGYGEHVVVSDVNVTLPGGRITVILGGSGSGKSTLLKHILRLHRPITGRVTIGGHDIFKLSRNALRCLKQRLGLLFQDGALLGSLNLFDNVALPLREHTRLKEPQIAEVVRAKLALVGLADSLHLFPNQLSGGMRKRAGLARAMVMDPEILFCDEPTSGLDPVNSAALDDLLLELKRRFDMTLVVVSHDLASMRRIADHVVVLGRGKVLFDGTQAELEATQDPYLRRFLERRAEEGAGEMLSMPKLDPKVMKIDCSKYLGAGNGR; encoded by the coding sequence ATGGAACGAAGCCGATACGACATCCGCCTGGAGGACCTGAGCGTGGGCTACGGCGAGCACGTGGTGGTCTCGGACGTGAACGTGACCCTGCCCGGCGGCAGGATAACGGTCATCCTGGGCGGCTCGGGCTCGGGAAAATCCACCCTGCTCAAGCACATCCTGCGCCTGCACCGGCCCATCACCGGCCGGGTGACCATCGGCGGCCACGACATCTTCAAGCTGTCGCGCAACGCCCTGCGCTGCCTCAAGCAGCGCCTGGGCCTGCTTTTCCAGGACGGCGCGCTGCTCGGTTCGCTGAACCTCTTCGACAACGTGGCCCTGCCCCTGCGCGAGCACACCCGGCTCAAGGAGCCGCAGATCGCCGAGGTCGTGCGGGCCAAGCTCGCCCTGGTGGGCCTGGCCGACTCCCTGCATCTTTTCCCCAACCAGCTTTCGGGCGGCATGCGCAAGCGCGCGGGCCTGGCCCGGGCCATGGTCATGGACCCGGAGATCCTCTTCTGCGACGAGCCCACCTCGGGCCTGGACCCGGTGAACTCCGCGGCCCTGGACGACCTGCTTCTGGAGCTCAAGCGCCGTTTCGACATGACCCTGGTGGTGGTCAGCCACGACCTGGCCAGCATGCGGCGCATCGCGGATCACGTGGTCGTGCTCGGCCGGGGCAAGGTGCTCTTCGACGGCACCCAGGCCGAACTGGAGGCCACCCAGGATCCGTACCTGCGGCGCTTCCTGGAACGCCGGGCCGAGGAGGGAGCGGGAGAGATGCTCTCCATGCCCAAGCTGGATCCCAAGGTCATGAAGATCGACTGCAGCAAGTACCTGGGCGCCGGAAACGGCCGCTGA